A window of Malania oleifera isolate guangnan ecotype guangnan chromosome 5, ASM2987363v1, whole genome shotgun sequence contains these coding sequences:
- the LOC131156148 gene encoding uncharacterized protein LOC131156148, with product MGPGGPGGPGGPGGPGMGGGPGWGPGPGGPGFGPGFGGPGFGPGFGGPGFGPGGPGFGPGFGGPGFGPGIGGFFGGFANGICNMVSSWYVLSLTNHIIELLPSLSFKVEHVLIVLRCLDGTIYASSSRTYTNFFLKKTIMELDFCVFCYDCCIILFSLLVLSSDKM from the coding sequence ATGGGACCTGGAGGTCCAGGGGGCCCTGGAGGTCCAGGAGGGCCTGGGATGGGAGGAGGACCTGGCTGGGGTCCTGGCCCTGGGGGCCCTGGTTTCGGTCCGGGATTTGGAGGCCCTGGTTTCGGTCCGGGATTTGGAGGTCCTGGTTTCGGTCCGGGAGGTCCTGGTTTCGGTCCGGGGTTTGGAGGCCCTGGTTTTGGGCCAGGTATTGGTGGCTTTTTTGGTGGGTTCGCTAATGGTATATGCAACATGGTATCTTCTTGGTATGTACTATCCTTAACTAATCATATTATTGAACTCTTGCCTTCATTGAGTTTTAAAGTTGAACACGTGTTAATTGTACTAAGATGTCTAGATGGAACCATTTATGCCTCATCTAGCAGAACTTACACCaacttttttttaaagaaaacaataatgGAACTTGATTTTTGCGTTTTCTGTTACGATTGTTGTATCATATTATTTTCTCTGTTAGTTTTGAGTTCTGATAAAATGTGA